One Streptosporangium becharense genomic window, CCTACGACTGTGAGGTGAGGACCTGAAGATGCGCGTCATGTTCGTCACGACCCTCACGATCATCACGATCGGGCTGGCCTACTTCTTCACCATCGGCCTGCTGCACCGGTAGGGGAGCGCAATGAGACGTTTCATCAAGGACAACGCGCTCAGCCTGTTCTTCCTGGTCGCGTTCGTGCTCGCCCTGGCCGGCCAGTCCGTCGCGGGGCACGCCGTCGCCAACGAACGGCAGATCGCCGAGGGCGGGGCGCCGGTCTCCTGGACGGACTACGTCACCTCCTCCGAGTTCGCCGTCGACGTCGCGGAGAACTGGCAGTCGGAGTACCTCCAGTTCCTGCTGTTCATCCTGGCCACGGTCTGGCTGGTACAGCGCGGCTCCCCCGAGTCGAAGGAGCCCGGCAAGGAAGGCGGGGAGAGCGACGCCGAACAGCAGGTCGGGCGGCACGCCGAGAAGGACAGCCCGTCCTGGGCCCGGACGTACGGGCTGCGGCAGGGCCTGTACGGCAACTCGCTGGGCCTGGTCATGGGAACGATCTTCCTGCTGTCGTGGCTGGCCCAGTCGGTGGCGGGTGTGGCGGGCTACAACACCGACCAGCTCGCCCAGTTGCAGGACCCGGTCAGCTGGGGCGAGTACGTCGTGTCCGCCGACTTCTGGAACCGCACCCTGCAGAACTGGCAGTCGGAGTTCCTCGCCGTGCTGTCGATGGTCGTCCTCTCCGTCTACCTGCGCCAGCGCGGGTCCCCGGAGTCCAAACCCGTCGGAGCCCCGCACCACGCGACCGGAGTCGAGGGCTGACCCCGTCCCCGGGGGCGGTTTCAATCCGCCGGTCGGGGGCAGCGGAACGACTCTGCGTCCGTCGATCCACACCTGTCGAAAGGAGCGAGCATGACAACCGCGCGCGAGATCATGACACCGGATCCCGAGTGCGTGAGGGCCGATGAGACGGTCCTCGACGCGGCCGAGAAGATGGCCCGCCTGGACGTCGGCGCCCTGCCCATCTGCGGTGAGGACGACCGGCTCAAGGGCATGCTGACCGATCGGGACATCGTGGTGAAGGTGCTGGCCAGGGGCCAGGACCCCAAGACCGCCCACGCCGGCGACCTCGCCCAGGGCGAGGCCGTCACCATCGGCGCCGACGACGACGCCCGCGAGATCCTGCGGACGATGTCCTCGCACCGGGTACGCCGGCTTCCGGTGATCGACGGTCACCGCCTGGTCGGGATGGTGGCTCTGGCCGATGTCGCCAAGGCGCTGCCGGACGCCCCGGTCGGCGACCTGATGGAGGCTGTGACCTCCGACTGACCCGCACGGGTCAGTCGGGTCACACGCGTCCGGAGCCGGAGCGGGGGCCGCCGCACGGCGGCCCCCGCTCTCCTGTTCCCCCGGCCCGGGGAAGGACGCGTCACCGGTTCCCCCGGCGCGGGGAAGGACGCGTCACTGGTTCCCGGAGCCGGGAGCGCTCTTGCGGTCGTCGGGAACCTGCGCCGGCGGACCCTCGCGGTCCCCGCCCGGCGCGGTGTCGCCCCCCGCGTCCTGCCTGTCGTCCGGCACCTGGGCCGGAGGATCGTCCATCTCCGGATCGGTCTCGGTCATCGTGATCCCCCATCCTTCGGCGGGTCTTCTCATCCTGAGCACGTCACAGTCTCCTGGGGCGGCTCCGGCCGGAGTCGTCCGGGAGACGTGACGGGAGTCCGCTATCCGATGCGCGCCGCCTTATAGCACCCGGACGTGAAAAACTTCCCGCCGGCCGCTTTCAGGGCTTCGGGACACCGGAACCGGACACCCCCCACGGGCGCCGCCCCGCCGTCTACGCCGTCTCCCCGGCCGCTCCGCCGTCTACGCCGTCTCCCCGCCGAGGTGGATGGGACGGTCGTCCCCCGAAGGACGCAGCGACCGCCAGACGGCCGGACGCGGGTCCCTGCCGTCCAGGAGCATGAACAGCCACTGCCGGAACTCCGACCCCGACGCCGCGGCGGCGTAGTCGCCCCGGCCCCAGCCTTCCGGCAACCCGGCCAGGATCCGCTCGTGGGCCGCCCGCGCTCCGTCGACGATCTCGTCGGTCTCGCGCCTGAGCCGCCCGGCGAGGTCGGCGACCCAGCCGTGGAACTCGTCCGGCAGGTCCTCGCAGACGTCCGCCACGGTCCTGCCCGCGTCGAGTGCCTCCCAGACCACCCGGGCGTTGAGACCGGCGAGGACCCGGTGCAGGTCCAGGTAGTCGGCCTGCTTGACCTTCACCATCCGGCCGGTCTCGACCAGCCGTACGACGACCCCCTCGGCACCCGGGCGGGGCGGCAGGGCGAGCGCCCCGGCCAGCGACGGGGCGGCGAGGACCCGCGCCGACGGGCCGGGCCAGCCGGGGACCTCGGAGGGCGACAGGATCGCGCCGGTGGCCGTCTCGACCGCGCCGAGGAGGAACAGGTCGTCGGTGTCGCCGTAGTCGCAGACCAACCGGGTGCCCGGATAGACGATCTCGAACAGGATCGTCAGCCCCTCCGGCGGGACGAATCCACCGTAGCGGGCACGAAGCAGGTCCGTGGCGTGCGTGGCCTGGTCGCTGGTGAAGGAACCCCTGGTCGCCACGGCCGGGCCCGCCGACGTCGGGTAGAGGACACCCAGCGAGCCGTCCAGTTTGTCGACCACGACGACCTCGGCCGACAGGTCCAGCTCCCCCGCCAGCGGATCGCCGTAGTTGAAGAACTTGCGGAACGGCCGCGCCACCACCCGGTCGCGGGCGTCGAGGATCAGTCCGCGGCAGGCCAGCGTGACCGCGTTCCAGGCCCGGTCGACCTGGGCCTTCTCGGTGTAGTTGAGGATCCGCAGCGGCTCCGACGGGTGAGATCGGCTGCGGACGTACCCGGAGGCGATCGCGGCCTCCAGGTCCCGTGGGTCGAACAGGTCTGTGACGTGGGGGAGGTCGCTCATCGGGGGTGCCGTCCTGTTCCTCGGTGCGGGCGTCCTGCGGGGTCGCCGGCCCCGGAGTCCGGCACCGGACCGGCACCGGCATCGGTGCCGGTGCCGGTGTCCGCCGGTGCCGTACGCGCGGGGCGGCGCACTCTTTCAGATGACGGCGGGGGCTGCGTGGTTCACACCGGCGTACGGGAGAGGGGCGGGTACCGGGGGGACCTTCAGCCCGCGAGGAGATGCGCGTTGGGTTCGCGGGCCGAGGCGGCGAGCTCGGGAAGCTCCACCACGCTCACCCCGGCCGCCGCGAGTTCCTCGGCCCCGTGGCAGTCGACGAAGATCAGGGGCTCCCGCCAGGCAATGACCACGCGGCGGACACCGCTGTCGATGATCAACCGGGTGCAGGTCCGGGGGCGGGAACTGCGCCTGCTGCACGGTTCGAGGCTGCTGTAGACGGTGGCGCCGGGCAGCCGGGGGTCTCCCGGGGGGATCTTGCCGAGCGCCGACTCCTCGGCGTGGACGTGCGGGTCGCCGCCCTCGCGCGAGTGTCCGCGGGAGATCTCCCGCCCGTCGGCGCCGACCACCACGGCGCCCACCGAGAAGGCCGTCTCCGAGGGCGGGCAGCGTCGCGCCAGGTCACAGGCCAGGCGAAGCCAGTCGTGATCGTTCATCCGGTTCCTCCCCACAGGCGGCGCATCAGTCGATGAGGTAACGCAGCAGTACGACGTCACCCATCGGGCGGACCTCCGCCAGCCGCATGGGCCGCCGCCGGTCCCGGGGGAAGCCGCCGCCGGCGACGAAGCGCGGGCCGGCGGGGTCGCCGACGAAGAACGGGGCGACGACCAGGTGGATCTCGTCGACGAGGTCCGCCCGCAGGAAGCCGGTGTGGATCGAGGTGCCGCCCTCGACCATCAGGCGGCGCACCCCCCGCCCGGCCAGGTCGCCCAGGACCCGACCCAGGTCGACCGGGTCGCCGGCGTCGACCACGGTGGCCGTCCCACCGAGCCGCGCGGTCAGCGGGGCGGCGGCCCCCGACCCGGTGTAGACGATCCGGTCGGCGTCACCGGCGGCGAAGAAGGCGGCGGCCGGGTCGAGGTCGCCGGACGCGGTCACGGTCACCTTCACCGGGGACGGGGGCAGGCCCCGCGCCACCCGGTCCCGCCTGCGTTCGGGCGAACGGACCAGCAGCCGGGGGTCGTCGCGGCGGATCGTGCCCGCCCCGACCAGGATCGCGTCGCATCCGGCGCGGACCGCGTCGACCCGGTCGAAGTCCTCGTCGTTGGAGAGAAGCAGTCGTTCGGGCGTGTCGTCGTCGATGTATCCGTCGACGGACATCGCGCAACTCAGCAGTACGTAAGGGCGTCCGCGCACGCTCCGCCTCCCGGTTCGGGCACCGGCCGATCGTACTGCACCGCCGTCGGGGGGCGGCGACGCCCGTCCCCTGTCCCGCACCTCCGCGGGGCGGGGAGGGGGCGGGAACTACGCGACCGTATGGTTCGTCATTGACCGTACGACCACCTCGACATCGAGAGGCATATCCCCATGCGCAGTTCCTTCTTCGGCAACCTCGACCAGGGCACGGCTCCCGGCCATTTCGTCCTGCAGAACTCCAAGATGCTGCTGGTGCAGCTGAACGGTGAGGTGCTGGCGCGGCAGGGCTCGATGGTCGCCTTCCAGGGGCAGATGGACTTCGACTACGAGGGTGGCGGAGTCGGGCGGATGTTCAAGAAGATGGTCACCGGCGAAGGCGCG contains:
- a CDS encoding DUF6766 family protein encodes the protein MRRFIKDNALSLFFLVAFVLALAGQSVAGHAVANERQIAEGGAPVSWTDYVTSSEFAVDVAENWQSEYLQFLLFILATVWLVQRGSPESKEPGKEGGESDAEQQVGRHAEKDSPSWARTYGLRQGLYGNSLGLVMGTIFLLSWLAQSVAGVAGYNTDQLAQLQDPVSWGEYVVSADFWNRTLQNWQSEFLAVLSMVVLSVYLRQRGSPESKPVGAPHHATGVEG
- a CDS encoding CBS domain-containing protein, yielding MTTAREIMTPDPECVRADETVLDAAEKMARLDVGALPICGEDDRLKGMLTDRDIVVKVLARGQDPKTAHAGDLAQGEAVTIGADDDAREILRTMSSHRVRRLPVIDGHRLVGMVALADVAKALPDAPVGDLMEAVTSD
- a CDS encoding RNA ligase, with product MSDLPHVTDLFDPRDLEAAIASGYVRSRSHPSEPLRILNYTEKAQVDRAWNAVTLACRGLILDARDRVVARPFRKFFNYGDPLAGELDLSAEVVVVDKLDGSLGVLYPTSAGPAVATRGSFTSDQATHATDLLRARYGGFVPPEGLTILFEIVYPGTRLVCDYGDTDDLFLLGAVETATGAILSPSEVPGWPGPSARVLAAPSLAGALALPPRPGAEGVVVRLVETGRMVKVKQADYLDLHRVLAGLNARVVWEALDAGRTVADVCEDLPDEFHGWVADLAGRLRRETDEIVDGARAAHERILAGLPEGWGRGDYAAAASGSEFRQWLFMLLDGRDPRPAVWRSLRPSGDDRPIHLGGETA
- a CDS encoding deaminase — its product is MNDHDWLRLACDLARRCPPSETAFSVGAVVVGADGREISRGHSREGGDPHVHAEESALGKIPPGDPRLPGATVYSSLEPCSRRSSRPRTCTRLIIDSGVRRVVIAWREPLIFVDCHGAEELAAAGVSVVELPELAASAREPNAHLLAG
- a CDS encoding RibD family protein, translating into MRGRPYVLLSCAMSVDGYIDDDTPERLLLSNDEDFDRVDAVRAGCDAILVGAGTIRRDDPRLLVRSPERRRDRVARGLPPSPVKVTVTASGDLDPAAAFFAAGDADRIVYTGSGAAAPLTARLGGTATVVDAGDPVDLGRVLGDLAGRGVRRLMVEGGTSIHTGFLRADLVDEIHLVVAPFFVGDPAGPRFVAGGGFPRDRRRPMRLAEVRPMGDVVLLRYLID